The proteins below come from a single Burkholderia sp. FERM BP-3421 genomic window:
- the metK gene encoding methionine adenosyltransferase has translation MANDFFFTSESVSEGHPDKVADQISDAILDAILAQDKYSRVAAETLCNTGLVVLAGEITTTANIDYIQIARDTIKRIGYDNTDYGIDYRGCAVLVAYDKQSPDIAQGVDRAHDNNLDQGAGDQGLMFGYACDETPELMPLPIHLSHRLVERQANLRRDGRLQWLRPDAKSQVTIRYVDGKPHSIDTVVLSTQHAPEIELDMLREAVIEEIIKPTLPADLIKGDIKFLVNPTGRFVIGGPQGDCGLTGRKIIVDTYGGAAPHGGGAFSGKDPSKVDRSAAYAGRYVAKNIVAAGLASRALIQVSYAIGVAEPTSVMVNTFGTGRVSDETITKLVREHFDLRPKGIIKMLDLLRPIYEKTAAYGHFGREEPEFSWEATDKALVLAEAAGVEPAVEPA, from the coding sequence GTGGCAAACGACTTCTTCTTCACGTCTGAATCCGTATCGGAAGGCCATCCGGACAAGGTCGCCGACCAAATCTCCGACGCGATCCTCGACGCGATCCTCGCGCAGGACAAATACTCCCGCGTCGCAGCTGAAACGCTGTGCAACACGGGTCTCGTCGTGCTGGCCGGTGAAATCACCACCACCGCCAACATCGACTACATCCAGATCGCGCGCGACACCATCAAGCGGATCGGCTACGACAACACCGACTACGGCATCGACTACCGCGGCTGCGCGGTGCTCGTCGCGTACGACAAGCAATCGCCGGACATCGCACAAGGCGTCGACCGCGCGCACGACAACAACCTCGACCAGGGCGCGGGCGACCAGGGCCTGATGTTCGGCTACGCGTGCGACGAAACGCCGGAACTGATGCCGCTGCCGATCCACCTGTCGCACCGTCTCGTCGAACGCCAGGCCAACCTGCGCCGCGACGGCCGCCTGCAATGGCTGCGCCCGGACGCGAAGTCGCAGGTCACGATCCGCTACGTCGACGGCAAGCCGCACTCGATCGACACGGTCGTGCTGTCGACCCAGCATGCACCGGAAATCGAACTGGACATGCTGCGCGAGGCGGTGATCGAGGAGATCATCAAGCCGACGCTGCCCGCCGACCTGATCAAGGGCGACATCAAGTTCCTGGTGAACCCGACCGGCCGGTTCGTGATCGGCGGCCCGCAAGGCGATTGCGGTCTGACGGGCCGCAAGATCATCGTCGATACCTACGGCGGCGCGGCGCCGCACGGCGGCGGCGCGTTCTCGGGCAAGGATCCGTCGAAGGTCGACCGCTCGGCCGCGTACGCGGGCCGCTACGTCGCGAAGAACATCGTCGCGGCGGGCCTGGCATCGCGCGCATTGATCCAGGTTTCGTATGCAATCGGCGTGGCTGAGCCGACTTCCGTGATGGTCAACACGTTCGGCACCGGCCGCGTGTCGGACGAGACGATCACGAAGCTCGTGCGCGAACATTTTGATCTGCGTCCGAAGGGCATCATCAAGATGCTGGACCTGCTGCGTCCGATCTACGAAAAGACCGCCGCCTACGGCCACTTCGGCCGCGAAGAGCCGGAATTCTCGTGGGAAGCGACCGACAAGGCGCTCGTGCTGGCGGAAGCCGCCGGCGTCGAACCGGCCGTGGAACCCGCCTGA
- a CDS encoding phytanoyl-CoA dioxygenase family protein: MSWLQSESIHAQVQAVREHGFVVAKGLVSPERCAALKALAERQLGEAAQPVEFEADLRYPGAPESKRAPGGHTVRRLLDAYGRDAAFAQRATAPEIGAWMRAYFDEAPVLSRAHHNCMMTKHPMYGSLTGWHRDARYWSFERPDLVSVWLALGAETHENGALWLVPGSHTAEFGADSFDAAKFFRADLPANRPLIEQAVCPPLEAGDVVFFHCNTLHSAGQNTSDRVKFSLVFTYHGASNRPVPGSRSAATPDVTL; encoded by the coding sequence ATGTCTTGGTTGCAGTCGGAGTCGATTCACGCGCAGGTGCAGGCGGTGCGCGAGCACGGTTTTGTCGTGGCAAAGGGGCTCGTGTCCCCCGAGCGGTGTGCGGCGCTGAAGGCGCTGGCCGAGCGACAACTCGGGGAGGCCGCGCAGCCGGTCGAATTCGAGGCCGATTTGCGTTATCCGGGCGCGCCCGAATCGAAGCGCGCGCCGGGCGGCCATACCGTGCGGCGGCTGCTCGATGCGTACGGGCGCGACGCGGCGTTCGCGCAGCGCGCGACGGCGCCCGAAATCGGCGCGTGGATGCGCGCGTATTTCGACGAGGCGCCGGTGTTGTCGCGCGCGCATCACAACTGCATGATGACCAAGCATCCGATGTACGGCAGCCTGACCGGCTGGCACCGCGATGCGCGCTACTGGTCGTTCGAGCGGCCCGACCTGGTGTCGGTGTGGCTCGCGCTCGGCGCTGAGACCCACGAGAACGGCGCGCTGTGGCTGGTGCCGGGCTCGCACACGGCCGAGTTCGGCGCGGACAGCTTCGACGCGGCCAAGTTCTTCCGCGCCGATCTGCCGGCGAATCGCCCGCTGATCGAGCAGGCCGTGTGCCCGCCGCTCGAGGCGGGCGACGTCGTGTTCTTCCACTGCAACACGCTGCATTCGGCCGGCCAGAACACCTCGGACCGCGTGAAGTTCTCGCTCGTGTTCACCTACCACGGCGCGAGCAACCGGCCGGTGCCCGGCTCGCGCTCGGCGGCCACGCCCGACGTGACGCTCTGA
- a CDS encoding DUF3185 family protein, with translation MTRAISVALIVGGIVLLYFGGQSFHSINDDVARFFSGSPSNKTIMLIAGGVVAMLAGLIGIAIPSGKR, from the coding sequence ATGACCCGGGCGATTTCCGTTGCGCTCATCGTCGGCGGCATCGTGCTGCTGTATTTCGGCGGCCAGTCGTTTCATTCGATCAACGACGACGTCGCGCGCTTCTTCAGCGGCTCGCCGTCGAACAAGACCATCATGCTGATCGCGGGCGGCGTGGTCGCCATGCTGGCCGGACTGATCGGCATCGCGATCCCGTCCGGCAAGCGCTGA
- a CDS encoding coniferyl aldehyde dehydrogenase encodes MKNDLPDLAHLDALLRDQRAAYLRAPYPSWDTRASHLRALRAMLLDHRDAFAEAISADFGHRAKEEVLLSEVWLAKEEIDDALRHGKRWMKPSRRPMSKWMQPARAKVMPQPLGVVGIIAPWNYPLLLAASPLACALAAGNRAIIKMSELTPRTAALFEQLIAKTFSRDHVAVVNGDAEVGAAFSALPVDHLLFTGSTQVGRHVMRAAAEHLTPVTLELGGKSPVIVGPHARFDAAVDAVIAGKTLNAGQTCIAPDYVLVPRGQEQAFIARARARVARLYPDFARNADYTSIVSDRHFARLQRLADEAEAAGAQLHPLADVASDPARRRFVPTIVTQAPDAATLMQEEIFGPLLPVVPYDRLDDAIAYINARPRPLALYLFDETRATVERVMRDTISGGVTVNDTLMHIACLSLPFGGVGASGMGAYHGHDGFVTFSKMKPVLTQPRFNTRNLLAPPYGKRFASVIKMMLRF; translated from the coding sequence GTGAAAAACGACCTGCCCGATCTCGCCCATCTCGATGCGCTGCTGCGCGACCAGCGCGCCGCGTACCTGCGCGCGCCGTATCCGTCCTGGGACACGCGCGCGAGCCACCTGCGCGCGCTGCGCGCGATGCTGCTCGACCATCGCGACGCGTTCGCCGAGGCGATCAGCGCCGACTTCGGCCATCGCGCGAAGGAAGAGGTGCTGCTGTCGGAAGTGTGGCTCGCGAAGGAGGAAATCGACGACGCGCTGCGGCACGGCAAGCGCTGGATGAAGCCGAGCCGCCGCCCGATGAGCAAGTGGATGCAGCCGGCGCGCGCGAAGGTGATGCCGCAGCCGCTCGGCGTGGTCGGCATCATCGCGCCGTGGAACTACCCGCTGCTGCTCGCGGCCTCGCCGCTCGCCTGCGCGCTCGCGGCGGGCAACCGCGCGATCATCAAGATGTCGGAGCTGACGCCGCGCACCGCCGCGCTGTTCGAGCAGCTGATCGCCAAGACCTTCTCGCGCGACCACGTCGCGGTCGTGAACGGCGACGCCGAGGTGGGCGCGGCGTTCAGCGCGCTGCCCGTCGATCACCTGCTGTTCACCGGCTCGACCCAGGTCGGCCGTCACGTGATGCGCGCGGCCGCCGAGCATCTGACGCCCGTCACGCTCGAACTGGGCGGCAAGTCGCCCGTGATCGTCGGCCCGCACGCGCGCTTCGACGCGGCGGTCGACGCGGTGATCGCCGGCAAGACCCTGAATGCCGGGCAAACCTGCATCGCGCCCGACTACGTGCTGGTGCCGCGCGGCCAGGAGCAGGCGTTCATCGCGCGGGCGCGGGCGCGGGTCGCGCGCCTGTACCCTGACTTCGCGCGCAACGCCGATTACACCTCGATCGTCTCGGATCGCCATTTCGCGCGCCTGCAGCGGCTCGCGGACGAAGCCGAGGCGGCGGGCGCGCAACTGCATCCGCTCGCCGACGTGGCGTCCGACCCGGCGCGGCGGCGCTTCGTGCCGACCATCGTCACGCAGGCGCCCGACGCGGCAACGCTGATGCAGGAGGAAATCTTCGGGCCGCTGCTGCCGGTCGTTCCGTACGACCGGCTCGACGATGCGATCGCGTACATCAATGCGCGGCCGCGGCCGCTCGCGCTGTATTTGTTCGACGAAACGCGGGCGACGGTCGAGCGCGTGATGCGCGACACGATCTCGGGCGGCGTGACGGTCAACGACACGCTGATGCATATCGCGTGCCTCTCGCTGCCGTTCGGCGGCGTCGGCGCGAGCGGGATGGGCGCGTATCACGGCCATGACGGCTTCGTGACGTTCTCGAAGATGAAGCCCGTGCTCACGCAACCCCGCTTCAATACCCGCAATCTGCTCGCGCCGCCTTACGGCAAGCGCTTCGCCTCGGTCATCAAGATGATGCTGCGGTTCTGA
- the mgrA gene encoding L-glyceraldehyde 3-phosphate reductase gives MAYEAASERYAEMQYRVCGKSGLKLPALSLGLWHNFGDTTPISTQREILRTAFDLGITHFDLANNYGPPYGSAETNFGRLLKEDFRPYRDELLISSKAGWDMWPGPYGSGGGSRKYILASLDQSLQRMGLDYVDIFYSHRFDAHTPLEETASALATAVQQGKALYIGISSYSAAKTREIATLLAEYKVPLLIHQPAYNLLNRWAEHELLDTLDAVGAGSIAFTPLAQGLLTSKYLKGIPADARINKPGGGSLKESHLSEENLEHVRKLNAIAERRGQTLAQMALAWVLRDGRVTSALIGASRAEQVRENVAALKNLSFSADERAEIDRHATEGGINLWEKPSTDQAI, from the coding sequence ATGGCCTACGAAGCAGCCTCCGAACGATATGCAGAGATGCAGTACCGCGTATGCGGCAAGTCAGGGCTCAAGCTGCCCGCTCTGTCGCTCGGCTTGTGGCACAACTTTGGCGACACGACGCCGATCTCGACCCAGCGCGAGATCCTGCGCACCGCGTTCGACCTCGGCATCACGCACTTCGATCTCGCCAACAACTACGGCCCGCCGTACGGCAGCGCGGAGACCAACTTCGGCCGCCTGCTGAAGGAAGATTTCCGGCCGTATCGCGACGAGCTGCTGATCTCGTCGAAGGCCGGCTGGGACATGTGGCCCGGCCCGTACGGCAGCGGCGGCGGCTCGCGCAAGTACATACTCGCGAGTCTCGACCAGAGCCTGCAGCGGATGGGGCTCGACTATGTCGACATCTTCTACTCGCATCGCTTCGACGCGCACACGCCGCTCGAGGAGACCGCGAGCGCGCTCGCGACCGCGGTGCAGCAGGGCAAGGCGCTGTACATCGGCATCTCGTCGTACTCGGCGGCCAAGACCCGCGAGATCGCGACGCTGCTCGCCGAATACAAGGTGCCGCTCCTGATCCATCAGCCCGCCTACAACCTGCTGAACCGCTGGGCCGAGCACGAGCTGCTCGATACGCTCGACGCGGTCGGCGCGGGCAGCATCGCATTCACGCCGCTGGCCCAGGGGCTGCTGACGTCGAAGTACCTGAAGGGGATTCCCGCCGATGCGCGGATCAACAAGCCGGGCGGCGGCTCGTTGAAGGAGTCGCACCTGAGCGAGGAGAATCTGGAGCACGTGCGCAAGCTCAACGCGATCGCCGAGCGGCGCGGCCAGACCCTCGCGCAGATGGCGCTCGCCTGGGTGCTGCGCGACGGCCGCGTGACCTCGGCGCTGATCGGCGCGAGTCGTGCGGAACAGGTGCGCGAAAACGTCGCCGCGCTGAAGAACCTGTCGTTCAGCGCGGACGAACGCGCGGAGATCGATCGCCATGCGACCGAGGGCGGCATCAATCTGTGGGAGAAGCCATCCACGGATCAGGCGATCTGA
- a CDS encoding DUF484 family protein — MNDREVADYLLANPEFFSRHAELLATIRLANPHGKAAISLQERQMEMLRDKNKHLERRLAELLRYGHENDGLAEKYGRWTARVIAERDPYALPRAIADGLAEVFDVPQTALRLWDVADTYAQAEFARNVGEELRLFANSLATPYCGANTGFEAAHWLAPGAATAAADGDAAAGAAESGAAASVALIALRAPQADADANAFGLLVLGSPDARRFHDGMGTDFLTQIGTLASAALTRLLPH, encoded by the coding sequence ATGAACGATCGCGAAGTCGCCGACTACCTGCTCGCCAACCCCGAGTTCTTCTCCCGGCACGCGGAGCTGCTCGCCACCATCCGTCTCGCGAATCCGCACGGCAAGGCGGCCATCTCGCTGCAGGAGCGCCAGATGGAGATGCTGCGCGACAAGAACAAGCATCTCGAACGGCGCCTCGCCGAACTGCTGCGCTACGGCCACGAGAACGACGGGCTGGCCGAGAAGTACGGCCGCTGGACCGCCCGCGTGATCGCCGAGCGCGATCCGTACGCCCTGCCGCGCGCGATCGCCGACGGCCTGGCCGAAGTGTTCGACGTGCCGCAGACCGCGCTGCGTCTGTGGGACGTCGCCGACACCTACGCGCAGGCCGAGTTCGCGCGCAACGTCGGCGAGGAGCTGCGGCTGTTCGCGAACAGCCTCGCGACGCCCTACTGCGGCGCGAACACCGGCTTCGAGGCCGCGCACTGGCTCGCGCCGGGCGCGGCGACGGCGGCCGCGGACGGCGACGCCGCGGCGGGCGCGGCCGAATCGGGCGCCGCGGCGTCGGTTGCGCTGATCGCGCTGCGTGCGCCGCAGGCTGACGCCGACGCGAACGCGTTCGGCCTGCTCGTGCTCGGCTCGCCGGACGCGCGCCGCTTCCACGACGGTATGGGCACCGACTTCCTGACCCAGATCGGCACGCTCGCGAGCGCCGCGCTCACGCGCCTGCTGCCGCACTGA
- a CDS encoding serine/threonine protein kinase, translated as MRDMNDALPDSSAAGPSAGVPFAGLTPECVLDALDSVLMPTGARTDGRLLALNSYENRVYQVGIEDGPPVVAKFYRPHRWSDDAILEEHAFVAELAAREIPAVPARVLDGASLHHFDGFRFALFERRGGRAPDLDRADTLEWLGRFIGRIHAVGATHDYAARPALDIATFGHAPRDFLLSGSLVPDDVRPAYEAVLALALEGVEAAFARAGDVRRLRAHGDCHPSNVLWTDAGPHFVDFDDSRMAPAIQDLWLLLPGDRPEAARALTDLLAGYEDFCEFDPRELHLVEALRTLRLIHYAAWLARRWDDPAFPAAFPWFNTPRYWEARVLELREQVGAMQEGPLWPV; from the coding sequence ATGCGGGACATGAACGATGCCCTTCCTGATTCATCCGCCGCCGGCCCGAGCGCCGGCGTGCCTTTTGCCGGCCTCACGCCGGAATGCGTGCTCGATGCGCTCGACAGCGTGCTGATGCCCACGGGCGCGCGCACCGACGGCCGCCTGCTCGCGCTCAACAGCTACGAAAACCGGGTCTACCAGGTTGGCATCGAGGACGGCCCACCCGTCGTCGCGAAGTTCTACCGGCCGCATCGCTGGTCGGACGATGCGATTCTCGAAGAGCATGCGTTCGTCGCCGAGCTGGCGGCGCGCGAGATTCCCGCCGTGCCCGCGCGCGTGCTCGACGGCGCGTCGCTGCATCATTTCGACGGTTTCCGTTTCGCGCTGTTCGAGCGGCGCGGCGGCCGCGCGCCCGATCTCGACCGGGCCGACACGCTCGAATGGCTCGGCCGCTTCATCGGCCGCATCCATGCGGTCGGCGCGACGCATGACTACGCGGCGCGGCCCGCGCTCGACATCGCGACCTTCGGCCACGCGCCGCGCGATTTCCTGCTGTCCGGCAGCCTCGTGCCGGACGACGTGCGTCCCGCGTACGAAGCGGTGCTTGCGCTCGCGCTGGAGGGCGTCGAGGCGGCCTTCGCGCGCGCGGGCGACGTGCGCAGGCTGCGCGCGCACGGCGACTGTCATCCGAGCAATGTGCTGTGGACCGACGCCGGCCCGCACTTCGTCGATTTCGACGACAGCCGGATGGCGCCCGCGATCCAGGATCTGTGGCTGCTGCTGCCGGGCGACCGCCCCGAGGCGGCGCGCGCGTTGACGGACCTGCTGGCGGGCTACGAGGATTTCTGCGAATTCGATCCGCGCGAGCTGCACCTCGTCGAGGCGCTGCGCACGCTGCGCCTCATCCACTACGCGGCCTGGCTGGCGCGGCGCTGGGACGATCCGGCATTCCCGGCCGCGTTCCCGTGGTTCAACACGCCGCGCTATTGGGAAGCGCGCGTGCTCGAGTTGCGCGAGCAGGTCGGCGCGATGCAGGAAGGGCCGCTGTGGCCGGTCTGA
- a CDS encoding lipid A biosynthesis lauroyl acyltransferase, giving the protein MLGRLGTQLALGFLKLLAQLPYGLVARLGDGLGWLLYQIPSRRKRIVHTNLKLCFPEWSDARRETVAGQHFRHAIRSYVERSIQWFGSAKKLEKLIEVDSAVDLTDPDLPPTLFLGLHFVGIEAGSIFLNYALRRRCGSLYQPFSNPTLEAAAKAARGRFDAEMVGRADSARVVLRWLRDRKPVMLGADMDYGLRNSTFVPFFGVPACTLTAVGRLAKTGRAQVVPFIGEVLPNYKGYRLKVFRPWNDYPTGDDDLDARRMNAFLEEQIPLLPEQYYWVHKRFKTRPPGEPGFY; this is encoded by the coding sequence ATGCTAGGCCGACTCGGCACGCAACTCGCCCTCGGCTTCCTGAAGCTGCTCGCCCAGCTGCCGTACGGCCTCGTGGCGCGGCTCGGCGACGGCCTCGGCTGGCTGCTCTACCAGATCCCGAGCCGCCGCAAGCGCATTGTCCATACCAATCTGAAGCTGTGCTTCCCGGAATGGAGCGACGCGCGCCGCGAGACGGTCGCGGGCCAGCACTTCCGGCACGCGATCCGCAGCTACGTCGAGCGCAGCATCCAGTGGTTCGGCTCGGCGAAGAAGCTCGAGAAGCTGATCGAGGTCGACAGCGCGGTCGACCTGACCGATCCCGACCTGCCGCCGACGCTGTTCCTCGGCCTGCATTTCGTCGGCATCGAGGCCGGCTCGATCTTCCTCAACTACGCGCTGCGGCGGCGCTGCGGCTCGCTGTACCAGCCGTTCTCGAATCCGACGCTCGAGGCGGCCGCGAAGGCCGCGCGCGGGCGCTTCGACGCCGAGATGGTCGGCCGCGCCGACAGCGCCCGGGTGGTGCTGCGCTGGCTGCGCGACCGCAAGCCCGTGATGCTCGGCGCCGACATGGACTACGGCCTGCGCAATTCCACCTTCGTGCCGTTCTTCGGCGTGCCCGCGTGCACGCTGACCGCGGTCGGCCGGCTCGCGAAGACGGGCCGCGCCCAGGTGGTGCCGTTCATCGGCGAGGTGCTGCCGAACTACAAGGGCTACCGGCTCAAGGTGTTCAGGCCCTGGAACGACTACCCGACCGGCGACGACGACCTCGACGCGCGCCGCATGAACGCGTTCCTCGAGGAGCAGATCCCGCTGCTGCCCGAGCAGTACTACTGGGTGCACAAGCGTTTCAAGACCCGTCCGCCCGGCGAACCCGGCTTCTACTGA
- a CDS encoding DMT family transporter, with translation MHSVKHALAAYGATTLFVLLWSSGAIFAELGLRHASAFAFLIARFALASLVLLPLALARGRWLPEPGARRLAIATGFLLMGGYSILYLLALERGLAPGVLATLLGVQPILTLALLERRWSGARLAGLALALGGLALVVYRGGGAVPPSGIACALGALLAMTFGALLQKRMKAAPIDVLPVQNAIGLGLCLAFAPFKPLAFEVSWASVVPLVWLGIVISVCAQHLFYRLMQRGDLVNVTSLFYLVPVVTTLMDALWLGHPLEPLVLAGMAAILAGLALVFRSGSRAAAPA, from the coding sequence ATGCATTCCGTCAAACACGCGCTGGCCGCATATGGCGCCACCACGCTCTTCGTGCTGCTGTGGAGCAGCGGTGCGATCTTCGCCGAACTCGGCCTGCGCCATGCGAGCGCCTTCGCGTTCCTGATCGCGCGCTTCGCGCTCGCGTCCCTCGTCCTGCTGCCGCTCGCGCTCGCGCGCGGCCGCTGGCTCCCCGAACCCGGCGCGCGGCGCCTCGCGATCGCGACCGGGTTCCTGCTGATGGGCGGCTACTCGATCCTGTACCTGCTCGCGCTCGAACGCGGCCTCGCGCCGGGCGTGCTCGCGACCCTGCTCGGCGTGCAGCCGATCCTCACGCTCGCGCTGCTCGAACGCCGCTGGTCCGGCGCGCGCCTCGCGGGTCTCGCGCTGGCGCTGGGCGGCCTCGCACTCGTCGTCTATCGCGGTGGCGGGGCGGTACCGCCGTCGGGCATCGCCTGCGCGCTCGGCGCGCTGCTCGCGATGACCTTCGGCGCGCTGCTGCAAAAGCGCATGAAGGCCGCGCCGATCGACGTGCTGCCGGTGCAGAACGCGATCGGCCTCGGCCTGTGCCTGGCGTTCGCGCCGTTCAAGCCGCTCGCGTTCGAGGTGAGCTGGGCGTCCGTGGTGCCGCTCGTCTGGCTCGGCATCGTGATCTCGGTGTGCGCGCAACATCTGTTCTACCGGTTGATGCAGCGCGGCGATCTCGTCAACGTGACGAGCCTGTTCTATCTGGTGCCGGTCGTGACCACGCTGATGGACGCGCTGTGGCTCGGCCATCCGCTCGAACCGCTGGTGCTCGCCGGCATGGCGGCGATCCTCGCGGGGCTCGCCCTGGTGTTCCGCAGCGGCTCCCGGGCGGCAGCCCCGGCATGA
- the dapF gene encoding diaminopimelate epimerase codes for MKLSFTKMHGVGNDFIVLDGYRHDLALSAEQVRALADRHFGIGADQLLLVEKPTVDGVDFRYRIFNCDGGEVEHCGNGARCFVKFVRDQGLTDKRSVRVEVKHGIITLTMQDNGEVVVDMGAPGFDPVRVPFDAQGLDGRREGADTLWPLEVDGATRWISAVTMGNPHAVQVVDDVDAYPVLAEGPLIEHHPRFPRRVNAGFMQIVSRREVKLRVYERGAGETLACGTGACAAVAAGVRRGLLEAPVTVHTRGGPLTITWDGTAAPLWMAGPATTVFEGMIDLPA; via the coding sequence ATGAAACTCTCGTTCACCAAGATGCACGGCGTCGGCAACGACTTCATCGTGCTCGACGGCTATCGCCACGACCTCGCGCTCAGCGCCGAGCAGGTGCGCGCGCTCGCCGACCGCCATTTCGGCATCGGCGCCGACCAACTGCTGCTCGTCGAGAAGCCGACGGTCGACGGCGTGGACTTCCGCTACCGGATCTTCAATTGCGACGGCGGCGAGGTCGAGCACTGCGGCAACGGCGCGCGCTGCTTCGTCAAGTTCGTGCGCGACCAGGGCCTCACCGACAAGCGCAGCGTGCGCGTCGAGGTGAAGCACGGCATCATCACGCTGACCATGCAGGACAACGGCGAGGTCGTCGTCGACATGGGCGCGCCCGGCTTCGATCCGGTCCGCGTGCCGTTCGACGCGCAGGGCCTCGACGGCCGCCGCGAAGGCGCGGACACGCTGTGGCCGCTCGAGGTCGACGGCGCGACGCGCTGGATCTCGGCGGTGACGATGGGCAACCCGCACGCCGTGCAGGTGGTCGACGACGTCGACGCCTACCCGGTGCTGGCCGAGGGCCCGCTGATCGAGCACCATCCGCGCTTTCCGCGCCGCGTGAACGCCGGCTTCATGCAGATCGTGTCGCGCCGCGAAGTGAAGCTGCGCGTCTACGAGCGCGGCGCGGGCGAGACGCTCGCCTGCGGCACGGGCGCGTGCGCGGCGGTCGCGGCCGGCGTGAGGCGCGGGCTGCTCGAGGCGCCCGTCACCGTGCATACCCGCGGCGGCCCGCTGACGATCACCTGGGACGGAACCGCCGCGCCGCTGTGGATGGCCGGCCCGGCCACGACCGTGTTCGAAGGCATGATCGACCTGCCCGCCTGA
- a CDS encoding MFS transporter, translated as MTAAPGSARYLERGTRDYRRASAALLCAGYATFSLLYYVQPLLPAFSAQFGVSPAQSSLALSLSTAALAGAIFVAGFVSEALGRRQLMTASLTLSALLTLGAACAPHWSQLLALRALTGLALGGVPAVAMAYLAEEVHPDGLGLAMGLYVGGTAIGGMSGRVVAGVLADLGSWRIAVGATGVLGLAAMLAFRALLPPSRHFTPRRGVGFAQHRAALVGHLTRRPGLPALFATGFVLMGSFVTLYNYLGYRLLAPPYRMSQASVGALFVVYLAGVVASPWSGRAADRLGRGRVLIASLGLMLAGLALTLLRPVPAIAAGLACATFGFFAGHAVASGWVGRLANTGKGQAAALYLLAYYLGSSFVGWFGGQCWSAAGWRGVVALTGALLLLGLALAVRLRQRERRGLA; from the coding sequence TTGACCGCCGCCCCCGGATCCGCCCGCTATCTCGAACGCGGCACGCGCGATTACCGGCGGGCCAGCGCCGCGCTGCTGTGCGCGGGCTACGCGACCTTCTCGCTGCTCTACTACGTGCAGCCGCTGCTGCCCGCGTTCTCCGCGCAGTTCGGCGTGAGCCCCGCGCAGAGCAGCCTCGCGCTGTCGCTGTCGACGGCCGCGCTGGCCGGCGCGATCTTCGTCGCCGGCTTCGTGTCCGAAGCGCTCGGCCGCCGCCAGTTGATGACCGCGTCGCTGACGCTGTCGGCCCTGCTCACGCTCGGCGCCGCATGCGCGCCGCATTGGTCACAGCTGCTCGCGCTGCGCGCGCTCACCGGGCTCGCGCTCGGCGGCGTGCCGGCCGTCGCGATGGCCTATCTCGCCGAAGAGGTGCACCCCGACGGCCTCGGCCTCGCGATGGGCCTCTATGTCGGCGGCACCGCGATCGGCGGCATGTCCGGGCGGGTCGTCGCCGGCGTGCTGGCCGATCTCGGCTCGTGGCGGATCGCCGTGGGCGCGACCGGGGTGCTCGGCCTCGCCGCGATGCTCGCGTTCCGCGCGCTGCTGCCGCCGTCGCGCCATTTCACGCCGCGCCGCGGCGTCGGCTTCGCGCAGCATCGCGCCGCGCTCGTCGGCCATCTCACGCGCCGCCCCGGGCTGCCCGCGCTGTTCGCCACCGGCTTCGTGCTGATGGGCAGCTTCGTCACGCTCTACAACTACCTCGGCTACCGCCTGCTCGCGCCGCCGTACCGGATGAGCCAGGCGAGCGTCGGCGCGCTGTTCGTGGTCTATCTGGCGGGCGTCGTCGCCTCGCCCTGGTCCGGTCGCGCGGCCGACCGGCTCGGCCGCGGCCGCGTGCTGATCGCGAGCCTCGGGCTGATGCTCGCGGGCCTCGCGCTCACGCTGCTGCGTCCCGTGCCCGCGATCGCGGCCGGCCTCGCCTGCGCGACCTTCGGCTTCTTCGCCGGCCATGCGGTCGCGAGCGGCTGGGTCGGCCGCCTCGCGAACACCGGCAAGGGGCAGGCCGCCGCGCTGTATCTGCTCGCCTACTACCTCGGTTCGAGCTTCGTGGGCTGGTTCGGCGGACAGTGCTGGAGCGCGGCCGGCTGGCGCGGCGTCGTCGCGCTGACCGGCGCGCTGCTGCTGCTCGGGCTGGCGCTCGCGGTCCGGCTGCGGCAACGCGAGCGGCGCGGCCTCGCGTAA